A section of the Citrus sinensis cultivar Valencia sweet orange chromosome 8, DVS_A1.0, whole genome shotgun sequence genome encodes:
- the LOC102618210 gene encoding arogenate dehydratase 3-like, which produces MNTLSSPSPLIRPRGSRSRCRQFNRVQCVYRSDSVHFPNGIGYSRADWQSSCAILSSNVVSQQQSGDKPAEHIAAVNGHKTSIDLNLVPIEHANSAAATASNNKPQLPPQKPLTITDLSPAPMHGSQLRVAYQGVPGAYSEAAAGKAYPNCEAIPCDQFEVAFQAVELWIADRAVLPVENSLGGSIHRNYDLLLRHRLHIVGEVQLPVHHCLLALPGVRKEYLTRVISHPQALSQCEHTLTKLGLNVAREAVDDTAGAAEYIAANDLRDTAAIASARAAELYGMQVLEDGIQDDSSNVTRFVMLAREPIIPRTDRPFKTSIVFAHDKGTSVLFKVLSAFAFRNISLTKIESRPHRNRPIRLVDDANVGTAKHFEYMFYIDFEASMAEVRAQNALAEVQEFTSFLRVLGSYPMDMTPWSPSRGE; this is translated from the coding sequence atgaatactCTATCGTCTCCTTCTCCCCTTATCCGTCCCCGAGGTTCTCGTTCCCGTTGTCGTCAGTTCAACCGGGTTCAATGTGTGTACAGATCCGACTCGGTTCACTTCCCAAACGGCATCGGTTACAGCCGCGCTGACTGGCAAAGCTCCTGCGCTATCCTCTCCAGCAACGTCGTCTCTCAACAGCAGTCCGGTGATAAACCCGCCGAGCACATCGCCGCTGTCAACGGTCACAAGACTTCCATTGACCTCAACCTCGTCCCTATCGAGCACGCCAACAGCGCCGCCGCCACCGCTAGCAACAACAAGCCTCAGCTTCCGCCGCAGAAGCCGTTGACAATCACCGACCTCTCGCCGGCTCCTATGCACGGCTCACAACTCCGGGTCGCCTACCAGGGCGTCCCCGGCGCCTACTCCGAGGCCGCTGCCGGCAAAGCCTATCCGAACTGCGAGGCGATTCCTTGCGACCAGTTCGAAGTTGCTTTCCAGGCTGTCGAGCTCTGGATCGCGGACCGCGCCGTCTTGCCTGTTGAAAACTCGCTAGGCGGATCTATCCACCGGAACTACGACCTCCTCCTCCGCCACCGGCTTCACATCGTCGGAGAAGTTCAGCTCCCGGTTCACCACTGTCTCTTGGCCTTGCCTGGCGTCCGCAAAGAGTACCTCACGCGCGTGATTTCACATCCGCAGGCGCTCTCCCAGTGCGAGCACACTCTGACGAAGCTAGGGCTCAACGTCGCACGGGAGGCCGTCGACGACACGGCCGGAGCGGCCGAGTACATCGCCGCCAACGACCTCCGCGACACAGCGGCAATAGCCTCCGCACGCGCCGCGGAATTGTACGGAATGCAAGTCCTGGAGGACGGGATACAGGACGATTCGAGCAACGTGACTCGGTTCGTGATGTTGGCGCGTGAGCCGATAATCCCGCGCACGGATCGGCCGTTCAAGACGAGTATCGTGTTCGCGCACGACAAGGGGACGAGTGTGTTGTTTAAGGTGTTGTCGGCGTTCGCGTTCAGGAACATAAGTTTGACGAAGATAGAGTCGAGGCCGCACCGGAACCGTCCGATCAGGCTGGTTGATGATGCGAATGTGGGGACGGCTAAGCACTTCGAGTACATGTTTTACATTGATTTCGAAGCCTCGATGGCTGAGGTTAGGGCGCAGAATGCGCTGGCGGAGGTCCAGGAATTCACGTCGTTTTTGAGGGTGTTGGGGAGCTATCCTATGGACATGACCCCATGGAGCCCGTCTAGGGGAGAATAA
- the LOC102617930 gene encoding nucleobase-ascorbate transporter 12 codes for MSSSDPKTRPKPGPWPPAPDAAPVPPSSWAKRTGFRPKFSGETNASDSGQISLPPKPREPVNQPDLEAGRARATPPPAPVPAPASSQALANGDGEKVPAPVAPTNKDQTVKRRRDSDKGLSMNGNGHGNGNGSGPAGPTERNQHPQPQPRRAPRNEEMVVVDGMDDDGFTSRHSHMKYQLRDTPGLVPIGLYGFQHYLSMLGSLILIPLVIVPAMGGSHEDTSNVVSTVLFVSGVTTLLHTFFGSRLPLIQGSSFVFLAPALAIINSPEFQGLNGNNFKHIMKELQGAIIIGSVFQAFLGYSGLMSLLLRLINPVVVAPTIAAVGLSFYSYGFPLVGTCLEIGVVQILLVILFSLYLRKISVIGHRIFLIYAVPLGLAITWAAAFLLTETGAYNYKECDVNVPVSNIISEHCRKHVSRMKQCRVDSSHALKSSPWFRFPYPLQWGTPVFHWKMAVVMCVVSVIASVDSVGSYHASSLLVASKPPTPGVVSRAIGLEGLCSVLAGLWGTGTGSTTLTENVHTIAVTKMGSRRAVEIGAGILIVLSLIGKVGGFIASIPQVMVAGLLCFMWAMLAALGLSNLRYSEAGSSRNIIIVGLSLFFSLSIPAYFQQYGISPNTNLSVPSYFQPYSVASHGPFRSKYGGVNYVMNTLLSLHVVVAFLFAVVLDNTVPGSRQERGVYEWSETEAARREPAIAKDYELPFRVGRVFRWVKWVGL; via the exons ATGTCAAGTTCCGACCCGAAAACCAGACCCAAACCTGGCCCCTGGCCACCGGCACCCGATGCTGCTCCGGTTCCGCCCTCATCGTGGGCTAAACGAACTGGGTTCCGGCCCAAATTCTCCGGGGAGACTAATGCCAGTGACTCGGGTCAAATTAGCTTGCCACCTAAGCCTAGGGAACCTGTAAACCAGCCGGATCTTGAAGCGGGTCGGGCACGGGCAACTCCTCCTCCTGCACCAGTGCCAGCACCGGCGTCGTCGCAGGCTTTGGCTAATGGCGACGGTGAGAAGGTGCCAGCGCCGGTTGCGCCGACGAATAAGGATCAGACGGTGAAGAGGCGGAGGGATTCGGATAAGGGATTGAGTATGAATGGGAATGGGCATGGAAATGGAAATGGGTCGGGTCCGGCGGGGCCAACCGAGAGGAATCAGCATCCGCAGCCGCAGCCGAGGAGGGCGCCGAGGAATGAGGAAATGGTGGTGGTTGATGGAATGGACGATGATGGGTTTACGAGTCGGCACTCGCATATGAAGTATCAGCTTAGAGATACGCCTGGTCTCG TTCCCATTGGTCTATACGGTTTTCAGCACTATCTTTCAATGTTGGGTTCATTGATTCTCATTCCACTCGTCATAGTTCCTGCCATGGGTGGCTCTCAT GAGGATACTTCAAACGTGGTATCAACGGTGCTTTTTGTATCAGGAGTGACTACATTGCTGCATACATTTTTTGGGTCAAGATTGCCCCTTATACAAGGTTCATCGTTTGTTTTCCTTGCTCCAGCATTGGCCATAATCAACTCCCCAGAGTTTCAGGGTCTGAATGGAAAC AATTTCAAGCATATTATGAAGGAGTTACAAGGAGCTATTATCATAGGCTCAGTTTTTCAAGCTTTTCTTGGATATAGTGGACTGATGTCATTGCTTTTGAG ATTGATCAATCCTGTGGTTGTTGCCCCAACCATTGCTGCCGTTGGACTTTCTTTTTACAGTTATGGTTTTCCACTTGTTGGTACCTGCCTTGAGATTGGTGTAGTGCAGATATTGTTGGTGATTCTTTTTTCTCTG TACCTTCGCAAGATATCTGTTATTGGTCATCGCATATTTCTCATTTATGCG GTTCCGCTGGGTCTGGCAATCACTTGGGctgctgcttttcttttgaCTGAAACAGGAGCCTATAACTACAAAGAATGTGATGTAAATGTACCTGTCTCCAATATAATATCCGAGCACTGCAGAAAGCACGTTTCTCGGATGAAGCAATGTCGAGTTGATTCCTCTCATGCATTGAAGTCTTCCCCATGGTTTAGGTTTCCTTATCCACTGCAATGGGGAACTCCTGTTTTCCACTGGAAAATGGCAGTTGTAATGTGTGTGGTGTCCGTAATTGCATCCGTTGATTCG GTTGGCTCGTACCATGCATCATCGCTGCTAGTGGCATCTAAACCTCCAACCCCTGGTGTTGTTAGTAGAGCAATTGGCCTTGAAGGTCTTTGTAGTGTCTTGGCTGGCCTTTGGGGAACAGGAACAGGGTCCACAACTTTAACCGAAAACGTGCACACTATCGCTGTGACAAAAATGGGAAGCCGCAGAGCAGTTGAAATAGGTGCTGGAATTTTGATAGTCTTATCTCTCATAG GTAAAGTTGGAGGCTTCATTGCGTCAATTCCCCAAGTCATGGTGGCTGGTCTCCTCTGTTTCATGTGGGCAATGCTGGCAGCATTAGGACTATCTAATCTACGGTACAGTGAAGCTGGAAGTTCTCGCAATATTATCATAGTTGGGCtatctttattcttttctctGTCCATACCCGCCTACTTCCAGCAATATGGCATCTCTCCAAATACCAACCTGTCTGTCCCAAGTTACTTTCAGCCATATAGTGTGGCTTCTCATGGACCTTTCCGCAGCAAATATGGAGGG GTGAACTATGTTATGAACACTTTACTATCACTGCATGTGGTCGTTGCATTCCTCTTTGCTGTTGTCTTAGATAATACAGTGCCTGGCAGTCGGCAAGAACGTGGGGTGTATGAGTGGTCGGAAACTGAGGCTGCAAGGAGGGAGCCAGCTATTGCCAAAGATTATGAATTGCCGTTCAGAGTTGGTAGGGTTTTCAGATGGGTAAAATGGGTTGGGCTTTGA
- the LOC102617647 gene encoding probable 2-carboxy-D-arabinitol-1-phosphatase yields MLSFPVAPSLLNHSHLLHHRPYFSFTVRSSSSSSTVQEVEESSSSSKSSKSTADAGELSSELYVSPPFPQIRAAKRVVLVRHGQSTWNAEGRIQGSSDFSVLTKKGEAQAETSRQMLFDESFDVCFSSPLIRSKRTAEIIWGNRKEEILTDYDLREIDLYSFQGLLKHEGKAKFGPAYHQWQVNPANFSIDGHYPVRELWARARNCWTKILAHESKSVLVVAHNAVNQALVATAIGLGTGFFRILLQSNCGVSVLDFTPSVDGGSPHICLNRLNQTPNSPVAAGSSGGRKASKRIILVCYGSTQGDSEASVAYSAEQPMNMLGIIQAQKTAELLLDLNVSSIVSSPKNACVQTAEAISRVQEAADCLGADCVPRYVELKKMNDLDVEDILQQSKKDTVGVAPFQPGWLKGFEDEVLSTLWNQSGKVWQSLLTEQSDEAEPEKVVVVVGHPAAHIALMGHCLNLTKEWMGSFHLDAGSVSVIDFPDGPAGRGVIRCINYTAHLGRWSIPITRSTVDDEEF; encoded by the exons atgttgTCATTTCCCGTTGCGCCATCTCTGCTGAACCACAGCCATCTTCTTCATCACAGGCCCTACTTCAGCTTCACCGTccgatcatcatcatcatcatcgacCGTCCAAGAAGTCGAGGAGTCGTCGTCATCATCAAAGTCGTCGAAATCAACGGCTGATGCCGGAGAGTTGAGCTCGGAACTCTACGTTTCGCCGCCGTTCCCGCAGATTCGGGCGGCGAAGAGAGTGGTGTTGGTGAGGCACGGGCAGAGCACGTGGAATGCGGAGGGAAGAATCCAGGGGAGCTCTGATTTCTCCGTTTTGACCAAGAAAGGCGAGGCTCAGGCTGAGACCTCCAGGCAGATGCTCTTCGATGAGTCCTTTGATGTTTGCTTCTCTAG CCCCTTGATTCGATCAAAGAGAACGGCAGAAATCATATGGGGCAATCGAAAGGAGGAGATTTTGACCGACTATGACCTGCGAGAAATTGACCTTTATTCTTTCCAG GGTCTTCTGAAGCACGAGGGAAAAGCAAAATTTGGTCCAGCTTATCATCAATGGCAGGTAAATCCCGCAAATTTCAGCATTGATGGTCACTATCCAGTTAGAGAGTTGTGGGCAAGAGCCAGAAACTGCTGGACTAAAATCCTAGCCCATGAAAGCAAGTCGGTTCTTGTGGTTGCTCATAATGCTGTTAATCAGGCTCTTGTTGCCACGGCGATCG GACTAGGAACTGGGTTTTTCAGGATCTTACTTCAGAGCAATTGTGGTGTGAGTGTGTTGGATTTCACTCCATCAGTTGATGGAGGGTCCCCACACATTTGTCTCAATCGTCTAAATCAG ACACCAAATTCACCTGTTGCTGCTGGAAGTTCTGGGGGCAGAAAAGCCAGTAAACGGATTATACTTGTCTGTTATGGATCTACTCAGGGTGATTCAGAG GCTAGTGTTGCTTATTCTGCAGAGCAGCCAATGAACATGCTTGGGATAATACAG GCACAGAAAACAGCAGAGTTGCTTCTTGACTTGAATGTGAGCTCCATAGTCAGCAGTCCAAAGAATGCTTGTGTTCAGACAGCCGAGGCCATCTCAAGA GTGCAAGAAGCTGCAGATTGCTTGGGTGCTGATTGTGTGCCACGCTATGTGGagttgaagaaaatgaatgaCCTTGATGTAGAAGACATTCTTCAGCAATCGAAGAAG GATACCGTAGGGGTTGCACCTTTTCAGCCTGGTTGGCTGAAAGGATTCGAGGATGAAGTCCTGTCAACATTGTGGAATCAGTCTGGGAAAGTGTGGCAATCACTGTTGACTGAACAATCTGATGAAGCGGAGCCAGAAAAAGTTGTGGTGGTAGTAGGTCACCCTGCAGCACACATAGCATTGATGGGACACTGCCTTAATTTGACCAAAGAATGGATGGGATCATTTCACCTTGATGCAGGTAGTGTCTCTGTTATCGACTTCCCTGATGGGCCCGCCGGAAGAGGTGTTATCCGATGCATAAACTACACTGCTCATTTGGGCAGATGGTCAATTCCCATTACGAGATCAACTGTGGATGATGAAGAGTTTTAA